A single Heterodontus francisci isolate sHetFra1 chromosome 32, sHetFra1.hap1, whole genome shotgun sequence DNA region contains:
- the ppp6c gene encoding serine/threonine-protein phosphatase 6 catalytic subunit, with product MAPLDLDKYVEIARQCKYLPENDLKRLCDYVCDLLLEESNVQPVSTPVTVCGDIHGQFYDLGELFRTGGPVPDTNYIFMGDFVDRGYYSLETFTYLLALKAKWPDRITLLRGNHESRQITQVYGFYDECQTKYGNANAWRYCTKVFDMLTVAALIDEQILCVHGGLSPDIKTLDQIRTIERNQEIPHKGAFCDLVWSDPEDVDTWAISPRGAGWLFGAKVTNEFVHINNLKLICRAHQLVHEGYKFMFDEKLVTVWSAPNYCYRCGNIASIMVFNNVNSREPKLFRAVPDSERVIPPRTTTPYFL from the exons CGACTGTGTGACTATGTATGTGACTTGCTTTTGGAAGAGTCTAATGTTCAGCCTGTGTCTACACCAGTTACTGTCTGTGGGGACATACATGGACAG TTTTATGACTTGGGTGAGCTGTTTAGAACTGGAGGTCCGGTTCCTGACACAAATTATATTTTTATG GGTGACTTTGTGGACAGAGGGTATTATAGTCTTGAAACTTTCACCTACCTCCTTGCATTGAAGGCAAAATGGCCTGATCGGATCACACTTCTCAGAGGAAATCATGAAAGCAGACAGATCACTCAAGTCTACGGATTCTATG ATGAGTGCCAAACAAAGTATGGAAATGCTAATGCTTGGCGGTACTGTACCAAAGTCTTTGACATGCTCACAGTAGCAGCC TTGATAGATGAACAGATCCTGTGTGTGCATGGCGGACTTTCTCCTGATATCAAAACTCTAGATCAAATCCGAACCATTGAACGTAACCAGGAGATCCCACACAAAGGAGCCTTCTGTGACCTTGTATGGTCAGATCCTGAGGATGTAGATACTTGGGCCATCAGTCCTCGAGGAGCAGGCTGGCTCTTTGGAGCAAAAGTTACAAATGAG tTTGTCCACATCAACAACCTGAAACTAATCTGCCGAGCACATCAGTTAGTTCACGAAGGATATAAATTCATGTTTGATGAGAAGTTGGTGACTGTGTGGTCTGCTCCTAACTATTGCTACCGTTGTGGAAATATTGCATCAATCATGGTCTTCAATAATGTAAACTCAAGGGAGCCAAAGCTATTTCGTGCAGTTCCAGATTCAGAGCGTGTAATTCCACCAAGAACAACAACGCCCTATTTCctttaa